In the genome of Massilia sp. W12, the window TGGTCAGGGCGCGCTATTACCAGCCTGCCGGGGTCGGCCTGCCGGCCTGTGCGGCGGCGTTTTTTGTTGAGCGTCTGATGGATTTATTCGCCATGCTGGCCCTGGCCGCCTGGGGTCTGGCGGCGATTGCCGGCTATGCCTATCTGGTGTGGCCGGTGGCGGCGCTGCTGAGCGGCGCGCTGGCCACCCTGGCCTGCACGCCCTGGGCCAGCCTGCAAACCCGCTTTCAGGGCCAGAGCAAGCGCGCGCAAGCCGTGCGCGGCCTGTTGCAAATATTGCAAGATGCACGCGCCCTGCTCTCACCCGGCATACTGCTGGCCGGCTTTGCCCTGGGGGTGTGCGCCTGGGGCCTGGAAGGTTTGGGCCTGGGACTGTTAGCGCGGATTTACCCCGCGCCGGCGCTGGCCTGGCCGGACGCCTGCGGCATTTATGCGATTGCGATTATCATCGGCGCTTTATCATTTTTACCGGGCGGCCTCGGCAGTGCGGAAGCGGCCATGACCGCGCTTTTGCACCACCACGGCTTTACCCTGCCGCAAGCGCTGCTGCTGACGCTGGCTTGCCGCCTGCTGACCTTATGGCTGGCGGTGCTGTTAGGCTGGCTCGCGGTATGGCGTTTGCAGTATGATTCTTCTTATTCTTCCGGGCCGATATGAGCACCCCGATTCCCACCACCACACAGGCGCCTGATCTGCCCTTATGCGTTGATTTGGACGGCACACTGCTGCTGACCGATGTCTTGCTGGAATCCGCCTTGCTGTTAATCAAACGCAATCCCTTATGGCTGTGCATGATGCTGTTTTGGCTGTTGCGCGGCAAAGCGCATCTGAAAGCGCAAATCGCCCGGCGCGTCCGGCTTGACGCCGCCAGCCTGCCGCGCCAGAGCGATTTTTACGCCTGGCTGTGCGCGCAAAAAGCGGCTGGCCGCACACTCTGGCTGTGCACCGCCTCACACCACATCCCGGCGCAGCAAATCGCCGACGCCTGCGGCATTTTCGATGGCGTGTTAGCGACTCAAGAAAAGAATCTGGCGGGGGCCAACAAGGCGCAGGCTTTGCTGGCGCGCTTTGGCGAACGCGGCTTTGATTATTGCGGCAACGCCAAAGTCGATCTGGCGATCTGGCGCGTGGCGCGCCAGGCGATTGTGGTCAACGCCAGCCCGGCCCTGACCCGCGCGGCGCAAGCCATCGCGCCTGCGCTGCAAAGCTTTCCATATCCGCGCAACCGCGCCACCGCCCTGATGCGCGCACTGCGCCTGCATCAGTGGGTGAAAAACCTGCTGGTCTTGGTACCGCTGCTGGCGGCGCATAAATTTCATGACAGCCAATTACTGCTGCAAGCCGGACTGGCCTTCCTCGCCTTTTCGCTGTGCGCCTCATCCGTGTATCTGCTCAACGATATGCTGGACTTGAACGCCGACCGGCAGCACCCGCGCAAACGCAAACGCCCCTTCGCCAGCGGCCAGCTGTCGCTGCTGTGGGGCTTTGCCACAGCGCCGCTGCTATTGCTCGCCAGCGCCTTGCTGTGCCTGTTGCTGCCGCTGCAATTCGCCCTGATTCTGGCGGCCTACTACGTGCTGACGCTGGCTTACTCCTTCCATTTGAAACGTCTGGTGATGATTGATGCGATCAGCCTGGCCGGCCTGTACACCATCCGCATCGTGGCCGGCGCGGCGGCGGTCGATGTCCCGCTGTCTTTCTGGCTGCTGGTGTTCTCCGTGTTCCTGTTTCTCAGCCTGGCGCTGGTGAAACGCTATTGCGAATTGGACGGCATGCGGCGCCAGGGCAAATTGCATGCCGCCGGGCGTGGCTATGTCACCGATGACTTGTCGATTTTGCACAGCATGGGCATGGCCGCCGGCTATATCTGCGTATTGGTGTTAGCGCTGTATATCAACAGCCCGGCGATTGCCATGCTGTACAAACGTCCGTCCCTGATCTGGCTTTTATGCGTTTTGCTGCTGTATTGGATCAGCCGGGTCTGGATTCTGGCGCATCGCGGCTTGCTGCATGATGATCCGGTGGTGTTTGCCCTGAAAGACCGCGCCAGTCTGGCGCTGGCGGCCAGCGGGGCGGCGATTGTGTTAGCGGCCAGTTGGTGAATATGGATTATCAAGCGCAATCCTGGGGCCGTTTGCAGCGCGTGGCGCATACCGCCTTGCGCCTCACTTCGCGCCTGCAGAATATCGCCCCGTTTGTCGCCAGTCAGCCGCATGTGCTGCCGTTTGGCAATGGGCGCAGCTATGGCGACTCGTGCATGAATCCGGGCGGCGCGCTGTTGCTCACGCGCGGCATGGATCACTTCATCCAATTCGATCCGGCGCTGGGCATTCTGGAATGTGAAGCCGGCGTCTTGCTGGATGAAATCATCCGTCTGGTCTTGCCGCAGGGCTGGTTTTTGCCGGTCACGCCGGGCACCCGCTTTGTCACGGTGGGCGGGGCGATTGCCAACGATGTGCATGGCAAAAATCATCACCGCCTGGGCACATTCGGCTGCCATGTGCTGGAATTCGGTTTGCAACGCAGCGACGGCGCGCGCCTGCGCTGCAGCGCCAGCCAGAACCCGGCATTATTTGGCGCCAGCATCGGCGGACTGGGACTGACCGGCTTGATCACCGACGCGCGCCTGCAATTGCGCCGGGTCGCCAATCCCTGGCTGGATGTGGAAACCATTCCATATGCCGATTTGCGCGAATTTTACGATTTGTGTCTGGCCTCGGATGCGGAATATGAATACACCGTGGCCTGGGTCGATTGCGCCGGGGCCAAGAGCGGGCGCGGCATCTTCATGCGCGCCAACCACGCGCCGGCGCTGGCCGCAACGCCGCCCCCGCGCGCTGCGCGCCAGCGCCGTTTGCCCGGCACGCCGCCCTTCTCACTGATCAATCCGCTCACCCTGAAACTGCTCAACAGCGCCTACTATCACCGCGCCAGGGCCGGACGCAGCTGGCAACACTGTGCGCCCTTTTTTTACCCGCTCGACGCGGTGCTGGAGTGGAACCGCGCCTACGGCCCGCGCGGCTTTTATCAATATCAATGCGTATTGCCGCATCGCGCCGGACTGGCGGCCAGCCAAGCCTTGCTGGATGCGATCGGCGCCAGCGGCCTTGGCTCGTTTCTGGCGGTGTTAAAACTGTGCGGCGAACCCAAGTCGCCCGGCCTGCTCAGCTTTCCCCTGCCGGGAATCTCGCTGGCGCTCGACTTTCCGAATCGCGGCCCGTCCCTGCATGCGCTGTTTGCGCGCTTAGACGCGATTGTGCAAGAGGCCGGCGGGCGCTTGTATGCCGCCAAAGACGCACGCATGCCGGCCACCCTGTTTCAAGCCGGCTATCCTGACTGGCGCGAATTTGCGCGCCATATCGATCCGCATTTTTCCTCCGCCTTGTGGCGCAGGGTCAGTCAAACCGGGAGTTTTGCATGAAAAAAATCATCATCATCGGCGCCACCTCTGCTATTGCAGCAGAATGCGCACGCCGCTTTGCGCAAGCCGGCGATCATTTATTCTTAGTCGCACGCGATGATGCCAAATTGCAAGTGCTGGCCGCCGATCTGCGCGTGCGCGGCGCGCCTGCGGTGCACACCTTTGTTCTGGACGTGGATGATCTGGCGCGCCATGCGGCGATGTTAAGCCAGGCCAATGCCGCGCTGGGCGCGCCGGATACGGTCTTAATCGCACACGGCACGCTGCCGGATCAGGCTGCCTGCGAGCAGTCGGTGCAAATGAGTTTGGCGCAGATCCACACCAATGCCTTATCGGTGATTGCCCTGCTGACCCCGCTGGCGCAGCAATTCCAGCAACAGGGACATGGCGTGCTGGCCGTGATTTCTTCCGTCGCCGGCGAACGTGGCCGGCAAAGCAATTATGTGTATGGCAGCGCAAAAGCGATGGTGACAGCGTTTTTATCCGGCCTGCGGCAACGTCTGTGCAAACACGGTGTGCATGTGCTGACCATCAAACCCGGCTTTGTCGCCACCCCGATGACCGCCGGCATGCCGCTGCCCGCCGCCCTCACCGCCAGCGCACAACAAGCCGCCGACGACATCGTGCGCGCAATTGCGCGCAAAACCGATGTGCTGTACACGCGCTGGTTCTGGCGCTACATCATGTTGATCATCCGTCATTTGCCGGAAGGAGTATTCAAGCGCACAAAGATTTGAGATGCGTTTTTTTAGTCAGCATTTCCTTTCCATGCAGCAATTTTGGCAGTAAGATCAAGCTATCAGCCGGCAGCTTTGGCCTTAATCAAGCGTAGGCGCCGCCCGCTTACTGCGGAGCGGCTTGGTGCGCTTTCACAAAGGAGGCGGTGGTATGGAAGGCAATTTCAATTTCGGCGTCTTGATCTACGATGAAGTCGAGCCTATCGACTTGGCCACGGTGGGCGTGCTGTCGATTGCGCGCCGCTTTGAGCCGCGCATTCAATATCACACGATTGCGCCCAAGGCCGGTGTGGTGAATATGTGCAATGGCTTGCAAGTGCTGGCCCCGTATGGGATAGACGATTTCAAAAGCGGCAAGCTGCCCAAGCTGCACGCATTGGTGGTGACCGGCGGGCCGGGCTGGCGCAATCAAGTCAAAGAGCCGGAAACCCTGGCGTTTTTACGCGCCATCCACGAAGCCGGCACAGAAATCGTCGGCATCTGCACCGGCGCCATGGTGCCCGCCGCCGCCGGCCTGCTGGATGGCAAGGTGGCCACCACGCGCCGCACCTTCTTAATTGAGCGCGATGCGCAAGGCAATGCGAAACAGGTGGAAAAAAATCCGCCGCTGACCATGAAAGAAGACATCCGCCCGCAAGTGGGCGAAGTGCGCGAACGGCTGGTGGTGGACGAAGGCGACATCATCACCGGCGGCGGCGCGGCATTATGCATCGACATGATGTTCCACTTAATCGCCACCCGCGTCAGCCCGCAAGTGGCGCAAGACCTGGCGGAATTGATTGAATACGACCGCGCCTGGAAGGCCAACCGGGAAGCGCTGGGGGAGGATGTGTTGGCCAAGGGGCCGAGGAGTTGGTGTCCGGTGTGATGGCGGACCAGACGGGGCGGCGGCTTGCAACAGCCGCGCCCGCTCTGGATGTATGTCATACCACGCCAGCTAAGCCGACTGGCAAGCTGGCATCAATTGCCGCTGACATTGCCGCTGCCCTTGCGTCTGTGCAGTCCAAGCAGTCCCAGGCCAGCGAGCATCAAGGCAATCGACTCAGGCTCCGGGATCGCGCTCAAAGGCTGTTGACCACTATAAAACTGACCGAAAAATTCATTATCAATTGTGCCTGTGGCATCGCGGATTTCTATCGCGTTGAATGGTTGGTCTGACCACACGCCAACAAAAGCCGCCACATCGTCTGGCGCGTTAAACATAAACGAACTGACGGTCGTCCCATTGTTCTTAAGCGTCACGGTAAATGTGGAATCAGAGCAGACTGACACATAACATGTGCCCGTCGTGTCCCCGCCAGTAGAAGGTTCAACAAAATCAAATCCTGCTGAAAAGACTGGGCTTTGGAATGCCGCATTGAGATTTTCAATACCACTGATGCCAATGACATTTCCTGGTAAAGTCCGCGTCATAGGAGTGGCGGAACCGCTCCCGATGTAAAGCTGCGTGCTGGGCGCAGCAATGCTGAAGGTGACATCGCCCACCGTTTGGCTGGCGGAGACGCCACCGGGGATCAGTCCAAGATTCGGCAGCGCACCTGTCGCGCTAAACGCCCCGGTGGAGTTGAGGAATAAGGATTTATCACTGAACGTGGCAATCCCTGCAAACGTAGCGCCAGGCGCCAATCCCAGCATAGCGACAGCAAAAATCGACAAAAATGTGCTTTTCATGTTGGTCTCCTCCAAATGAACAGTTTCTTTATGGTTTAAAAACATTACAGCGCGGGCACTATCCGGTTCATGAAGCGCTGCTGGTGAATTGGGCAACTTGTTGCTCAACGCGCATGCTTCGACATGCGAGACCTGACTTAAGTACGATCTCAGCCGCCTTGCCGGTGCAATGGATTGCATTCCAGGAGAGTGCCTGCAAAAAGAATATCAAACATTAATCTTTCATATCAACCTAATATTTATTACAG includes:
- a CDS encoding lysylphosphatidylglycerol synthase transmembrane domain-containing protein — translated: MKARHLLTYGAVAAFALWCAAALRADLAQISFAPLLAAPGLLLGVAALSLLNYGLRLWRWDWYLRRLGHQLPPRLMGLGYLAGFAFTLSPGKVGEMVRARYYQPAGVGLPACAAAFFVERLMDLFAMLALAAWGLAAIAGYAYLVWPVAALLSGALATLACTPWASLQTRFQGQSKRAQAVRGLLQILQDARALLSPGILLAGFALGVCAWGLEGLGLGLLARIYPAPALAWPDACGIYAIAIIIGALSFLPGGLGSAEAAMTALLHHHGFTLPQALLLTLACRLLTLWLAVLLGWLAVWRLQYDSSYSSGPI
- a CDS encoding UbiA family prenyltransferase produces the protein MSTPIPTTTQAPDLPLCVDLDGTLLLTDVLLESALLLIKRNPLWLCMMLFWLLRGKAHLKAQIARRVRLDAASLPRQSDFYAWLCAQKAAGRTLWLCTASHHIPAQQIADACGIFDGVLATQEKNLAGANKAQALLARFGERGFDYCGNAKVDLAIWRVARQAIVVNASPALTRAAQAIAPALQSFPYPRNRATALMRALRLHQWVKNLLVLVPLLAAHKFHDSQLLLQAGLAFLAFSLCASSVYLLNDMLDLNADRQHPRKRKRPFASGQLSLLWGFATAPLLLLASALLCLLLPLQFALILAAYYVLTLAYSFHLKRLVMIDAISLAGLYTIRIVAGAAAVDVPLSFWLLVFSVFLFLSLALVKRYCELDGMRRQGKLHAAGRGYVTDDLSILHSMGMAAGYICVLVLALYINSPAIAMLYKRPSLIWLLCVLLLYWISRVWILAHRGLLHDDPVVFALKDRASLALAASGAAIVLAASW
- a CDS encoding FAD-binding oxidoreductase, whose product is MDYQAQSWGRLQRVAHTALRLTSRLQNIAPFVASQPHVLPFGNGRSYGDSCMNPGGALLLTRGMDHFIQFDPALGILECEAGVLLDEIIRLVLPQGWFLPVTPGTRFVTVGGAIANDVHGKNHHRLGTFGCHVLEFGLQRSDGARLRCSASQNPALFGASIGGLGLTGLITDARLQLRRVANPWLDVETIPYADLREFYDLCLASDAEYEYTVAWVDCAGAKSGRGIFMRANHAPALAATPPPRAARQRRLPGTPPFSLINPLTLKLLNSAYYHRARAGRSWQHCAPFFYPLDAVLEWNRAYGPRGFYQYQCVLPHRAGLAASQALLDAIGASGLGSFLAVLKLCGEPKSPGLLSFPLPGISLALDFPNRGPSLHALFARLDAIVQEAGGRLYAAKDARMPATLFQAGYPDWREFARHIDPHFSSALWRRVSQTGSFA
- a CDS encoding SDR family oxidoreductase; its protein translation is MKKIIIIGATSAIAAECARRFAQAGDHLFLVARDDAKLQVLAADLRVRGAPAVHTFVLDVDDLARHAAMLSQANAALGAPDTVLIAHGTLPDQAACEQSVQMSLAQIHTNALSVIALLTPLAQQFQQQGHGVLAVISSVAGERGRQSNYVYGSAKAMVTAFLSGLRQRLCKHGVHVLTIKPGFVATPMTAGMPLPAALTASAQQAADDIVRAIARKTDVLYTRWFWRYIMLIIRHLPEGVFKRTKI
- a CDS encoding DJ-1/PfpI family protein; the encoded protein is MEGNFNFGVLIYDEVEPIDLATVGVLSIARRFEPRIQYHTIAPKAGVVNMCNGLQVLAPYGIDDFKSGKLPKLHALVVTGGPGWRNQVKEPETLAFLRAIHEAGTEIVGICTGAMVPAAAGLLDGKVATTRRTFLIERDAQGNAKQVEKNPPLTMKEDIRPQVGEVRERLVVDEGDIITGGGAALCIDMMFHLIATRVSPQVAQDLAELIEYDRAWKANREALGEDVLAKGPRSWCPV
- a CDS encoding PEP-CTERM sorting domain-containing protein, with the protein product MKSTFLSIFAVAMLGLAPGATFAGIATFSDKSLFLNSTGAFSATGALPNLGLIPGGVSASQTVGDVTFSIAAPSTQLYIGSGSATPMTRTLPGNVIGISGIENLNAAFQSPVFSAGFDFVEPSTGGDTTGTCYVSVCSDSTFTVTLKNNGTTVSSFMFNAPDDVAAFVGVWSDQPFNAIEIRDATGTIDNEFFGQFYSGQQPLSAIPEPESIALMLAGLGLLGLHRRKGSGNVSGN